In the Haloferula helveola genome, one interval contains:
- a CDS encoding reverse transcriptase domain-containing protein, which produces MESGWTEGRRHVVDCDLKSFFDTVNHDRLMEALREKVGCRVTLGLIRRYLTAGVVLPDGTREATPLGVPQGGPLSPLLANIVLDPLDKELEARGHKFARYADDFLVMVRSARAASRVMASLARFCEGRLKLVVNRAKSRCTRLGFCEFLGYAMDRKGRLVWTDKALHRFKERVRGITRRNRGHAVRDVIGELRRYVLGWLNYYKLSCTYTVIERLAEWVRRRVRLYYWKQWKQPRTRRRELLALGIAPDEVHKASRSRKGYWRMSQMSLVRHALHNRWLEEQGVPDMRATWIKLHYGPSARV; this is translated from the coding sequence ATGGAGTCCGGCTGGACGGAAGGCCGCCGCCACGTCGTGGACTGCGACCTGAAATCGTTCTTCGACACGGTCAACCACGACCGGTTGATGGAAGCGCTGCGGGAGAAGGTCGGGTGTCGCGTGACGCTCGGGCTGATCCGTCGCTACCTGACCGCCGGGGTGGTGCTGCCGGACGGCACGCGGGAGGCCACGCCCCTCGGGGTGCCGCAGGGCGGACCGCTGTCGCCTTTGCTCGCCAACATCGTGCTCGACCCGCTCGACAAGGAACTGGAGGCACGCGGACACAAGTTCGCGAGATATGCCGACGACTTCCTCGTCATGGTCAGGAGCGCGAGGGCGGCGAGCCGGGTGATGGCAAGCCTGGCCCGCTTCTGCGAAGGACGGCTCAAACTGGTGGTCAACCGCGCCAAGAGCCGCTGCACCCGGCTGGGCTTCTGCGAATTCCTCGGCTATGCCATGGACCGCAAGGGCCGGCTGGTGTGGACGGACAAGGCGCTGCACCGCTTCAAGGAGCGCGTGCGCGGGATCACCCGACGCAACCGGGGCCACGCCGTGCGGGACGTCATCGGCGAACTGCGCCGGTATGTCCTTGGCTGGCTCAACTACTACAAGCTCAGTTGCACCTACACGGTGATCGAACGGCTTGCGGAATGGGTCAGGCGAAGGGTGAGGTTGTATTACTGGAAGCAATGGAAGCAACCGCGCACGCGGCGCCGCGAACTCCTCGCGCTGGGCATCGCCCCGGACGAAGTGCATAAGGCGTCGCGGAGCCGCAAAGGCTACTGGCGGATGAGCCAGATGTCACTGGTGCGACACGCACTCCACAACCGTTGGCTTGAGGAACAAGGGGTGCCCGACATGAGGGCGACATGGATCAAGCTTCACTACGGGCCGTCAGCCCGGGTCTGA
- a CDS encoding Ig-like domain-containing protein: MRQALLIIGCCCSVSLAPFVVAELEGEYPPQPLCVYTLADDDYIRAGAPRIPVVVTVLNANGKPIEGAAVALMRLGEGGFTESDVQGPANPRTDGSGTAVLQYPATTTMNYLLDLPEVHLDLIGAITAVHPDLGTASVELGDLYKEPLKLFDTAMTPWVTVRFGPEPKTNNAEQGGAGEPATRSESDSEGGQKPQPEAEGRSR, translated from the coding sequence ATGAGACAAGCGCTCCTCATCATCGGTTGCTGCTGTAGCGTGTCGCTTGCCCCGTTCGTCGTTGCTGAGCTGGAGGGCGAGTATCCGCCCCAACCACTTTGTGTCTACACGCTGGCCGACGACGACTACATCCGGGCGGGAGCGCCGAGAATTCCAGTTGTCGTCACTGTCCTCAATGCCAACGGCAAGCCAATCGAAGGTGCCGCCGTCGCGCTGATGCGACTTGGCGAGGGCGGATTCACCGAGAGCGATGTTCAGGGACCGGCGAATCCACGAACTGATGGATCCGGAACAGCGGTGCTCCAGTATCCGGCAACCACGACGATGAACTACCTTCTTGATTTGCCTGAGGTCCATCTCGATCTGATTGGCGCCATTACTGCCGTTCATCCGGATCTCGGGACGGCCAGTGTTGAACTCGGCGATCTCTACAAAGAGCCCTTGAAGCTATTTGACACCGCTATGACACCTTGGGTCACGGTCCGCTTCGGCCCAGAGCCCAAAACCAACAATGCAGAACAAGGCGGCGCTGGAGAACCCGCTACCCGCTCCGAGTCGGATTCGGAGGGTGGCCAGAAACCTCAACCAGAAGCGGAGGGGCGCTCCCGGTAG
- a CDS encoding integron integrase, giving the protein MTAIKNRWCWRKDLSECRGVAQRDREGFLMTLEWFENFRLRREMPAGRAAARLFWREEVLREGVDREKWQLEQWEAALQWYLEWLAACAEAGADHRSLPERVRAAVRSAGSRLGLARRTKLCYSGWAARYARFAGDQRAAMEVETATRFLTSVVEDEDCAYSTQKQALNALAFFFKKVCGVEDPVFGVKLRKTAAKVPVVLSKEETRRLFAKMEAREARYALAARLQYGAGLRLMELVRLRIKDVDLQRGTLTVRAGKGDKDRMTVLPKSLREAVARQIEAARAVWLEDREAGLAGVWMPNALARKLRRAAEGFEWFWLFPAMKTAVDPATVGSEGAPEGIIRRHHLHDSVYNRAIKRAAAAAGIEKGVTSHALRHSFATHLLEGGTDLRRIQELLGHEDITTTEIYLHVAVGVSGLGVTSPLDESGECGAGSGESGSNQGCALI; this is encoded by the coding sequence ATGACCGCGATCAAAAACCGCTGGTGCTGGCGCAAGGACCTTTCGGAGTGTCGCGGCGTCGCGCAACGCGACCGAGAGGGGTTTCTCATGACCCTCGAATGGTTCGAGAATTTCCGCCTCCGTCGCGAGATGCCCGCGGGACGCGCCGCGGCCCGGCTCTTCTGGCGCGAGGAGGTGCTGCGTGAAGGCGTGGATCGGGAGAAATGGCAGCTCGAACAGTGGGAAGCGGCCCTTCAATGGTATCTGGAATGGCTGGCGGCCTGCGCGGAGGCCGGTGCGGACCATCGGAGTCTGCCGGAGCGGGTCCGGGCGGCGGTCCGCAGCGCGGGATCGAGGCTGGGATTGGCGAGGCGCACGAAGCTCTGCTACAGCGGCTGGGCGGCGCGGTATGCGAGGTTCGCCGGCGACCAACGCGCGGCGATGGAAGTGGAAACGGCCACGCGTTTCCTGACCTCGGTGGTGGAGGACGAGGACTGCGCCTACTCGACCCAGAAGCAGGCGCTCAACGCGTTGGCGTTCTTCTTCAAGAAGGTGTGCGGAGTGGAGGATCCGGTCTTCGGAGTGAAGCTGCGCAAGACGGCGGCGAAGGTCCCGGTGGTGCTCTCGAAGGAGGAGACGCGGAGGCTTTTCGCGAAGATGGAGGCAAGGGAGGCCCGCTACGCGCTTGCGGCGCGACTGCAGTACGGGGCCGGGCTGCGGCTGATGGAACTGGTGCGCTTGCGGATCAAGGACGTGGACCTGCAGCGCGGCACGCTGACGGTGCGTGCCGGGAAAGGAGACAAGGACCGGATGACGGTGCTGCCCAAGAGCCTGCGGGAGGCGGTGGCACGGCAGATCGAGGCGGCGCGGGCGGTATGGCTGGAGGACCGCGAGGCGGGATTGGCCGGGGTGTGGATGCCCAACGCGCTGGCGCGGAAACTCCGGCGTGCGGCGGAGGGGTTCGAGTGGTTCTGGTTGTTTCCGGCGATGAAGACGGCGGTCGATCCGGCGACGGTTGGAAGTGAAGGGGCGCCGGAGGGGATCATCCGCCGGCATCACCTGCACGACAGCGTTTACAACCGGGCGATCAAGCGCGCGGCGGCGGCGGCCGGGATCGAGAAAGGGGTGACGAGCCATGCGCTGCGCCATTCGTTTGCCACGCACCTGCTGGAGGGCGGGACGGACTTGCGGAGGATCCAGGAACTGCTGGGGCACGAAGACATCACGACGACGGAGATCTACCTCCACGTGGCGGTGGGTGTGAGCGGTCTTGGCGTGACGAGTCCGCTGGATGAGAGCGGAGAGTGCGGAGCGGGGAGCGGAGAGTCTGGATCGAATCAAGGCTGCGCCTTGATCTGA
- a CDS encoding PA14 domain-containing protein, with protein MIRPWFILTAVLTAPAIAQDGGQLYTTYCSACHAENGMGATGGQFPPLAGSEWIKDTPDRAIQIVLHGLEGPVEVKGQPYNLAMPPQGAVLPDDQIAAILTYVRSSWGNDAGKVTPEMVTKARAATADRAAPWTAAEILKLHPLPKTPSPLKNLTSRVYHGKWEHLPKFDELTAENYEEEQDGIISLKHAGRKDFFGMVWEADFIAPGDGEYLFRFSCSDGGRVILDDQVILEVHGRGPMNGARTVACIEELKGGSHSFRVEYYEYDGDEGISLTWSGPDGKFSGALTDTVFQRPTEAPSIPVEPTAGRAAIFRSFIDGTTPRGIGIGFPGGVNLVYSADNLAPELLWTGPFVDAGDQWTGRGVNPTPPAGENVARLSQTPAFPIQARFEGYELDPAGNPTFLVRIGDTHITDHYQPAGGHSFKRTLTSKGESTTILISETLPVEPLEDGWQIGERITLQIGDAHPILRNNRLYLELPSSGATTLRYTLK; from the coding sequence ATGATTCGACCTTGGTTCATCCTCACTGCCGTCCTCACCGCTCCCGCCATCGCCCAGGACGGAGGCCAGCTTTACACCACCTACTGCAGCGCCTGCCACGCCGAGAACGGCATGGGCGCGACCGGCGGACAGTTCCCGCCGCTGGCCGGAAGCGAGTGGATCAAGGACACCCCCGACCGCGCGATTCAGATCGTCCTCCACGGACTCGAGGGACCGGTCGAGGTCAAAGGCCAGCCCTACAACCTCGCGATGCCCCCGCAGGGCGCGGTGCTGCCCGACGACCAGATCGCGGCGATCCTCACCTACGTTCGGTCGTCGTGGGGAAACGACGCCGGCAAGGTCACACCGGAGATGGTGACGAAGGCACGGGCCGCCACCGCCGACCGCGCCGCCCCTTGGACCGCAGCGGAGATCCTCAAGCTCCACCCGCTTCCCAAGACTCCCTCGCCGCTCAAGAACCTCACCTCCCGGGTCTACCACGGAAAGTGGGAGCACCTCCCCAAGTTCGACGAACTCACCGCCGAAAACTACGAAGAGGAACAGGACGGCATCATCAGTCTGAAGCACGCCGGCCGGAAGGACTTCTTCGGCATGGTTTGGGAGGCGGACTTCATCGCGCCCGGCGATGGCGAATACCTGTTCCGGTTCTCATGCAGCGACGGCGGGCGGGTCATCCTCGATGATCAGGTAATTCTCGAAGTCCACGGACGCGGACCGATGAATGGCGCGCGGACCGTGGCCTGCATCGAGGAACTGAAGGGTGGCTCGCACTCGTTCCGGGTCGAATACTACGAGTACGACGGGGACGAAGGCATCTCGCTGACGTGGTCGGGGCCCGACGGCAAGTTCTCCGGAGCCCTGACCGACACGGTCTTCCAGCGCCCGACGGAGGCGCCATCGATCCCGGTCGAGCCCACCGCCGGGCGGGCGGCGATCTTCCGCAGCTTCATCGACGGCACCACGCCCCGCGGGATCGGCATCGGATTCCCGGGTGGCGTCAATCTCGTCTACTCGGCCGACAACCTCGCGCCGGAACTCCTGTGGACCGGACCCTTCGTCGACGCCGGTGACCAATGGACCGGACGCGGTGTGAACCCGACACCGCCGGCCGGAGAAAACGTCGCGCGGCTCTCGCAAACCCCGGCCTTCCCGATCCAAGCCCGCTTCGAAGGCTACGAACTCGATCCCGCCGGCAACCCGACTTTCCTGGTCCGCATCGGCGACACCCACATCACGGATCACTACCAACCGGCCGGCGGCCACTCGTTCAAACGCACTCTCACCAGCAAGGGAGAATCGACCACCATTCTCATTTCCGAGACCCTCCCGGTCGAACCGCTCGAAGACGGCTGGCAGATCGGCGAACGCATCACCCTGCAGATCGGCGACGCCCACCCCATCCTCCGCAACAACCGGCTCTATCTCGAGTTGCCGAGTTCGGGAGCGACCACGCTGCGCTACACCCTGAAGTAA
- a CDS encoding IS110 family transposase has protein sequence MNTTSSTTIIGIDLGDRKHSICALDASATILDERTITNHRESLRRLSEKHPGATIAMEVGTHSPWTSRFLASRGHEVIVANPRKLRAIYANTRKSDRHDARMLARLARADRELLHPIEHGSEQAQRDLLQVKLRDNLVARRVDILNSVRMTLKSLGIRVPKSSTPAVARRCREFLAGEHAEILAMIEPSLEVLDSLNAGINRLDKSIEETCARYPATARLMKIRGVGPITALTFVLVVGDPERFTSNRNVAAYLGLVPRREQSGDIDKQLRISKAGNAYLRRLLIGCAQYLLGHFGIDCELRRHGEKLAAMGGPRAKKKAVVAVARKLAVLMLTLWRGELDYDPFHHSGQPAEAA, from the coding sequence ATGAATACCACATCATCGACCACCATCATCGGAATCGACCTCGGAGACCGGAAGCACTCGATCTGCGCGCTCGACGCCTCAGCCACGATCCTCGACGAGCGCACGATCACCAACCATCGCGAGTCACTGCGCAGGCTCTCCGAAAAACACCCCGGTGCCACCATCGCCATGGAGGTCGGAACCCACAGTCCGTGGACGAGCCGCTTCCTCGCCTCGCGTGGTCACGAGGTCATCGTCGCCAACCCGCGCAAGCTTCGCGCCATCTACGCCAACACCCGCAAGTCCGACCGCCACGACGCCCGCATGCTCGCCCGCCTCGCACGCGCCGACCGCGAGCTGCTCCACCCCATCGAGCATGGTAGCGAGCAGGCGCAGCGCGACCTCCTTCAGGTCAAGTTGCGTGACAATCTCGTTGCCCGCCGAGTCGACATCCTCAACTCGGTGCGCATGACCCTCAAGAGTCTCGGCATCCGCGTTCCGAAATCCAGCACACCCGCCGTGGCGAGACGCTGCCGCGAGTTCCTGGCCGGAGAACACGCGGAGATCCTCGCCATGATCGAACCCTCACTGGAGGTCCTTGATTCGCTAAACGCCGGCATCAATCGCCTCGACAAGTCCATCGAGGAGACCTGCGCACGCTATCCCGCCACGGCCCGGCTCATGAAGATTCGTGGAGTCGGCCCCATCACCGCCCTGACCTTCGTCCTCGTCGTCGGTGATCCGGAACGCTTCACCTCCAACCGCAACGTCGCCGCCTACCTCGGACTTGTGCCGCGGCGCGAGCAGTCCGGAGACATCGACAAGCAACTGCGCATCTCCAAAGCCGGCAACGCCTACCTCAGACGCCTGCTCATCGGTTGCGCACAATACTTGCTCGGTCACTTCGGCATCGACTGCGAGCTCAGACGCCACGGGGAGAAACTTGCCGCCATGGGTGGCCCCAGGGCGAAGAAGAAAGCCGTCGTCGCTGTCGCCCGCAAGCTGGCGGTCCTGATGCTCACCCTCTGGCGCGGAGAACTCGACTACGATCCCTTCCACCATTCCGGACAACCCGCCGAAGCGGCCTGA